The following are encoded together in the Primulina tabacum isolate GXHZ01 chromosome 18, ASM2559414v2, whole genome shotgun sequence genome:
- the LOC142533050 gene encoding uncharacterized protein LOC142533050 isoform X1: protein MMISYPGLSKLRTKLIEYENVFLASDSVTLEQLKEMSSKRRAMEESINEKSLVTAAIAREMSGGLTSRCQQDIQKMEYYLPLLENLVHHVNLIDNNRRMSSWISDLKIRWSSVLTSPSIFNLGPKFYQFDNVYFELGMTLFVYGAMLREQALEVLPSDLVHSTTLFRKAAGVYSYLDEEVLNHIVGTQEKPPEAMSHVSSVMSLICLAEAQSVAARKAEENGNTGGLLAKLHYGVTDLVAKAIDNLQITTKECKDISPRFMDFVLSCKTLHELKSYKHLAEILKNEGKIGTAIGVLHRALSNLQKYQPREDSWKQVYKRVFDDMTESLKKYEHENEFVWHEKVPHHSELPSPQAVKIVSPIPYQPQKWERTLVFKL, encoded by the exons atgatgataagtTATCCAGGCCTTTCAAAGTTGAGAACCAAGCTG attgagtatgAAAATGTCTTTTTAGCAAGTGATTCTGTCACACTCGAACAACTTAAGGAGATGAGCTCCAAGCGTAGAGCAATGGAGGAGTCCATCAATGAGAAAAGCCTTGTTACTGCGGCTATTGCGAGGGAAATGTCCGGAGGTCTTACCTCCCGTTGTCAACAG GACATTCAGAAGATGGAATATTATTTGCCTCTATTAGAGAACCTCGTTCACCATGTCAATTTGATAGACAACAATCGCCGAATGAGTTCATGGATTTCAGATCTTAAAATTAGATGGAGCAGTGTTCTCACTTCACCATCCATCTTCAACCTTGGTCCAAAATTTTACCAGTTTGATAATGTTTACTTTGAGCTTGGAATGACATTATTTGTATACGGTGCAATGCTTCGTGAGCAAGCTTTGGAAGTTCTACCATCAG ACCTAGTGCATTCTACTACCCTTTTCCGAAAAGCTGCTGGAGTTTATTCCTATTTAGATGAAGAAGTTCTTAACCACATAGTTGGTACACAAGAAAAGCCTCCTGAAGCCATGTCTCACGTGTCTTCTGTGATGAGTCTTATTTGCTTGGCAGAAGCCCAG TCTGTAGCTGCTAGGAAGGCCGAAGAGAACGGCAATACTGGTGGCCTTTTAGCGAAGTTGCATTATGGTGTGACAGATCTCGTGGCTAAAGCTATTGATAACCTGCAAATCACCACCAAAGAATGCAAGGATATTTCCCCTCGCTTTATG GATTTTGTCTTGAGTTGCAAAACTTTGCACGAGTTAAAGAGTTACAAACACCTCGCGGAAATCCTTAAAAACGAAGGTAAAATTGGCACCGCGATAGGAGTTCTTCACAGGGCATTGTCAAATTTACAGAAATACCAACCAAGAGAAGATTCTTGGAAACAAGTTTACAAGCGAGTATTTGATGACATGACTGAGTCGCTTAAAAAATACGAGCACGAAAATGAGTTTGTGTGGCACGAGAAAGTCCCTCATCACAGTGAACTGCCTTCACCTCAAGCTGTAAAAATCGTTAGTCCGATCCCTTATCAACCCCAGAAATGGGAACGAACACTTGTTTTCAAATTGTGA
- the LOC142533050 gene encoding uncharacterized protein LOC142533050 isoform X2, producing MSSKRRAMEESINEKSLVTAAIAREMSGGLTSRCQQDIQKMEYYLPLLENLVHHVNLIDNNRRMSSWISDLKIRWSSVLTSPSIFNLGPKFYQFDNVYFELGMTLFVYGAMLREQALEVLPSDLVHSTTLFRKAAGVYSYLDEEVLNHIVGTQEKPPEAMSHVSSVMSLICLAEAQSVAARKAEENGNTGGLLAKLHYGVTDLVAKAIDNLQITTKECKDISPRFMDFVLSCKTLHELKSYKHLAEILKNEGKIGTAIGVLHRALSNLQKYQPREDSWKQVYKRVFDDMTESLKKYEHENEFVWHEKVPHHSELPSPQAVKIVSPIPYQPQKWERTLVFKL from the exons ATGAGCTCCAAGCGTAGAGCAATGGAGGAGTCCATCAATGAGAAAAGCCTTGTTACTGCGGCTATTGCGAGGGAAATGTCCGGAGGTCTTACCTCCCGTTGTCAACAG GACATTCAGAAGATGGAATATTATTTGCCTCTATTAGAGAACCTCGTTCACCATGTCAATTTGATAGACAACAATCGCCGAATGAGTTCATGGATTTCAGATCTTAAAATTAGATGGAGCAGTGTTCTCACTTCACCATCCATCTTCAACCTTGGTCCAAAATTTTACCAGTTTGATAATGTTTACTTTGAGCTTGGAATGACATTATTTGTATACGGTGCAATGCTTCGTGAGCAAGCTTTGGAAGTTCTACCATCAG ACCTAGTGCATTCTACTACCCTTTTCCGAAAAGCTGCTGGAGTTTATTCCTATTTAGATGAAGAAGTTCTTAACCACATAGTTGGTACACAAGAAAAGCCTCCTGAAGCCATGTCTCACGTGTCTTCTGTGATGAGTCTTATTTGCTTGGCAGAAGCCCAG TCTGTAGCTGCTAGGAAGGCCGAAGAGAACGGCAATACTGGTGGCCTTTTAGCGAAGTTGCATTATGGTGTGACAGATCTCGTGGCTAAAGCTATTGATAACCTGCAAATCACCACCAAAGAATGCAAGGATATTTCCCCTCGCTTTATG GATTTTGTCTTGAGTTGCAAAACTTTGCACGAGTTAAAGAGTTACAAACACCTCGCGGAAATCCTTAAAAACGAAGGTAAAATTGGCACCGCGATAGGAGTTCTTCACAGGGCATTGTCAAATTTACAGAAATACCAACCAAGAGAAGATTCTTGGAAACAAGTTTACAAGCGAGTATTTGATGACATGACTGAGTCGCTTAAAAAATACGAGCACGAAAATGAGTTTGTGTGGCACGAGAAAGTCCCTCATCACAGTGAACTGCCTTCACCTCAAGCTGTAAAAATCGTTAGTCCGATCCCTTATCAACCCCAGAAATGGGAACGAACACTTGTTTTCAAATTGTGA